From Ptychodera flava strain L36383 chromosome 2, AS_Pfla_20210202, whole genome shotgun sequence, the proteins below share one genomic window:
- the LOC139114205 gene encoding uncharacterized protein isoform X2, with protein sequence MEFLASKAPLPLLLILVSVLTTLTSGKIDYYTKYPTYGDHCYGGDVEHNTLIFAGTTSSHVSVDSQVPDLLEMTMCFWMRTDYRSNTGAMVSYFASNEHNVILEDPSNILMTVKSHIGNESLIEANYGMWHHICATWTSAGGEYELYKDGNAYYGSKGLAVNKTLAGGGFLVLGQKQASRGDSFSPSVSYKGDLTQFNMWSTRLFQHDIQALSEDSLNRGCGDVVWWSSISSSELSAIQMKDTNLPPVPEYPEFCHDEKNGDKVFIFHHLDSYVIIDRPFPEISEFTICFWMKATVPFHPDATIFSYFAPGDTYGSIVLEDLSALQLYIRNMAAKTSRHKLITEDWHHVCITWNSRGGVARYFKDGKPNTSKGLADGLLIHGGGTMYLGQRLTSPGGAYVPNRGLFADISYMNMWDHVKNKDEVTAMFRDLNGCSRQCGELFWWPGLQKTTMHEIDIRTYTDIAGPDSDPCPVVDRCGTGVFDDMLWKINNTGPYSLSPMPREVPDLRELTICYWMRLEDDYALNNNVAFSYFAPGDTEGSIVIENVNDLTVIINNKKSKPTGIDLNNQTSHFICLTWQSADGNFTIYDKAKPLYHGTGLAVGETIPGGGSLIIGQKQGSVAGGYNKEDAFYGKLRYFNFWSSVLNKRGIRTASKACVPACGDIVSWHELTYADLINIKAVPFICGPRPKKTTIVPTTLAATTLLPTTPAPPTTPAPTTPPPPTPAPPTPAPPTPAPPTPAPPTPAPPTPAPPTLAPPRTELPVTTTKPCPDVETGPIEVVDKIPSGLTNVAYGKCAEMSSSNWHSSAKEAVDGNTDASFCHRSCSLTMKECDPWWQVDLVKPRDVHYVTLTNRQDCCASRLLGAEVRVGNSRKFEENALCGVVTKEVVEQKTIHMRCIDGPLSGRFVSVQVRCATTALSLCEVEVWSNDTDEVIDITEGPGGGGGGGGVGTTSDSGGGVEGTEKPTTEGVCEAPPGLANVATTAASQSSTAGSAHATRAVDGDKNSDFSGRSCTRTNLEPEPWWRVDLGEIKDVYMVAITNRRDCCSEHLINAEVRIGNSKNHKANALCGFRITEDVVNQERIEILCDCGKALYGQYVSVHLHDTTKKLSLCEVEVLASRGPTTLPPTEQPECLLPDGLQNVALNMPASQSTTKKKAVAGRAVDGDSDSNFQEGSCTLTARENDPWWKLDLGQTRDVYSITIVNRLDCCSFRLTGAEVRVGDSENFSENQQCDVRVSKTQAFAEKITLMCGCNDYISGRYVTVQLKDKMSVLTLCEVEVMAPILVGTTPDIFTTKLITFGPTTEPCTVPDNLVNAAQNKQVWQSSTRKFAVAERAVDGNKNSDFAGSSCTLTAREFEPWWKLDLGESLNIYQVTITNRMDCCSFRVRHTEVHVGDSPNIMENPMCGQGAISGRRALKETIDIICACGQPMKGRWVGIQMVNKTKVLTLCEVEILVPPGESGIYTTELSEETTPAFTYGPTTEKVCFLPDNLINIAKNVKVYQSSTKRGGLAERAVDGNKDSNFAGKSCTFTSIEYEPWWKVDLGESRDVYMVTITNRMDCCSFRIRHSQVRVGDSENIDDNALCGAVKGRQSRNETINVMCQCGLPLRGRWVGIKRYNVTKAMTICEVEVWSLELVGGFTTEVNEFTSELISLEPTTEQECTLPDGLWLMAKSHKCTASQSSTKRGGVAERAFDLNKNPDFGGRSCTMTTKEFEPWWMTDLGTRQRVYQVTITNRQDCCPHRLKGAEIRIGSSTTFAENALCGKPITGRRARKQTINVICACGNYVEGRYLSIQLKGKTGILTLCEVEVYVGSGDEGGEYTTEKEEITTPPFTIGPPTEQVCTVPDGLVNVAMHKRTEQVSTKRGAVSKRAVDGYKSTDFSDKSCTQTGKAMNPWWRVDLGKEIDIYQVFIHNRQDCCSFRIRDAQIRISAEKDDAGVQCGSNVSGRSSRKAMVNVICNCGEPIRGRYVTIMSMKEKVTMLTLCEVEVMVMPEDAEYTTIKTTEKMCTVPEGLVNLASGGTATQSSTKKGAEAGLAIDGT encoded by the exons ATGGAGTTTCTAGCTAGCAAGGCCCCGCTTCCCTTGCTCCTGATTCTCGTCTCCGTCTTAACAACTCTTACAAGCGGCAAAATCG attATTACACTAAGTATCCGACATACGGTGATCATTGTTATGGCGGGGACGTAGAACACAATACGCTCATCTTCGCCGGTACCACTAGCAGTCATGTGTCGGTGGACAGTCAGGTTCCGGATCTGCTGGAGATGACGATGTGTTTCTGGATGCGTACAGACTATCGCAGCAACACCGGTGCTATGGTCAGCTACTTCGCGTCAAACGAACACAACGTCATCCTTGAAGACCCCAGCAACATCCTGATGACTGTCAAGTCCCACATCGGCAACGAATCATTGATCGAAGCCAACTACGGCATGTGGCACCACATCTGCGCGACATGGACGTCTGCTGGCGGAGAATATGAG TTGTACAAGGATGGCAATGCGTACTACGGATCCAAGGGTCTGGCCGTCAACAAGACACTTGCCGGGGGAGGCTTTCTTGTTCTCGGTCAGAAACAAGCCTCACGCGGTGATTCATTCAGCCCTTCCGTGTCCTACAAGGGAGACCTTACGCAGTTCAACATGTGGAGCACACGACTTTTTCAACACGATATCCAG GCTTTGTCCGAGGATAGTTTAAACAGAGGTTGTGGAGACGTTGTTTGGTGGTCGTCGATATCTTCATCTGAGTTGTCAGCTATACAAATGAAAGATACTAATCTACCCCCTG TTCCAGAGTACCCGGAATTTTGCCACGATGAGAAGAATGGCGATAAGGTATTCATCTTTCATCACCTTGACAGCTATGTCATTATCGACCGTCCCTTTCCCGAAATATCTGAATTTACGATCTGCTTCTGGATGAAAGCCACCGTGCCATTCCACCCTGACGCAACTATATTCAGCTACTTCGCCCCCGGCGACACTTACGGGAGTATCGTGCTGGAGGACTTGAGCGCCCTGCAGTTGTACATCAGAAATATGGCGGCTAAAACGTCCAGACACAAACTGATCACCGAAGACTGGCATCACGTGTGCATAACATGGAACTCTCGTGGTGGCGTGGCCAGATACTTCAAGGATGGGAAACCGAACACCAGCAAGGGTCTGGCAGATGGGCTTTTGATCCACGGGGGTGGAACCATGTACCTGGGACAGCGGTTGACCAGCCCCGGTGGAGCATACGTGCCGAATAGGGGACTCTTTGCTGATATCTCGTACATGAACATGTGGGACCATGTCAAAAATAAAGACGAAGTAACG gcAATGTTCAGAGACCTGAACGGTTGCAGTAGACAGTGTGGTGAACTATTCTGGTGGCCAGGTCTCCAGAAGACTACTATGCACGAAATAGATATTCGGACATATACTGATATTGCTGGCCCTGACAGCGATCCCTGCC CCGTCGTTGATCGCTGCGGAACTGGCGTCTTTGACGACATGCTTTGGAAGATCAATAACACGGGACCATATAGTCTCTCTCCCATGCCACGAGAAGTGCCAGATCTAAGGGAGCTGACCATCTGCTATTGGATGAGGCTCGAAGACGATTACGCACTCAACAACAACGTCGCTTTCAGTTACTTCGCTCCCGGCGACACTGAGGGCAGCATTGTCATCGAAAACGTCAACGACCTCACTGTCATCATCAACAATAAAAAGAGCAAACCAACAGGCATAGACCTGAACAATCAAACCTCGCATTTCATATGTTTGACGTGGCAATCCGCCGACGGTAATTTCACCATCTACGACAAGGCCAAGCCACTGTACCATGGTACCGGTCTAGCCGTCGGAGAGACCATACCGGGTGGCGGCTCCCTCATTATTGGCCAGAAGCAAGGTTCCGTCGCTGGTGGATACAACAAAGAAGACGCCTTTTACGGCAAACTCcgttatttcaatttttggagCAGCGTTCTCAACAAAAGAGGCATCAGG acCGCATCAAAAGCGTGCGTACCCGCGTGTGGTGATATTGTCTCGTGGCACGAATTGACCTACGCTGACCTCATTAACATCAAGGCTGTTCCATTCATTTGTG GTCCAAGACCGAAGAAGACAACAATTGTACCGACGACATTGGCTGCCACTACCCTCTTACCGACCACACCAGCACCGCCAACCACACCGGCACCAACCACGCCGCCTCCACCAACACCAGCGCCACCTACGCCAGCGCCCCCGACACCAGCGCCACCGACACCTGCGCCACCGACACCTGCGCCACCGACACCTGCGCCTCCAACTCTCGCCCCGCCACGAACAGAACTGCCTGTGACAACTACCAAGCCTTGTCCCGATGTGGAAACTGGGCCAATCGAAGTGG TTGATAAAATTCCATCTGGGCTAACAAACGTTGCCTATGGTAAATGCGCCGAGATGAGTTCATCCAACTGGCACTCCAGCGCAAAGGAAGCCGTCGATGGAAACACTGACGCCAGTTTCTGCCATCGCTCTTGCTCTCTGACGATGAAGGAGTGCGACCCCTGGTGGCAGGTTGACCTCGTAAAACCACGAGATGTTCACTACGTTACGCTGACAAACAGACAGGATTGCTGTG CCTCGCGACTATTGGGTGCCGAAGTTCGCGTCGGAAACAGCCGTAAGTTTGAAGAGAACGCTCTCTGCGGTGTGGTTACAAAGGAGGTAGTTGAGCAGAaaactatacacatgcgctgtaTCGACGGTCCACTGAGCGGACGTTTCGTCAGCGTCCAGGTGAGGTGTGCGACAACAGCGCTGTCGTTGTGTGAAGTAGAGGTGTGGAGTAACGATACCGATGAAGTCATTGACATCACCGAGGGGCCGGGTGGCGGTGGCGGCGGCGGCGGT GTTGGCACCACTAGTGACAGCGGTGGTGGAGTTGAAGGTACCGAAAAACCCACAACTGAAGGCG TTTGCGAGGCCCCTCCCGGTCTTGCCAACGTAGCTACGACAGCTGCTTCACAGAGTTCAACGGCTGGAAGTGCGCACGCCACCAGGGCCGTCGACGGTGACAAGAACAGCGATTTCTCGGGAAGGTCTTGCACAAGGACCAACCTGGAACCTGAACCGTGGTGGAGGGTTGACTTAGGCGAGATTAAGGATGTATACATGGTGGCTATTACGAACAGAAGGGACTGTTGTT CTGAACACCTGATTAATGCCGAGGTCCGCATCGGAAACAGTAAAAACCACAAAGCAAACGCCCTCTGCGGTTTCCGAATCACGGAGGACGTTGTTAACCAGGAAAGGATAGAAATCCTATGCGACTGTGGAAAAGCCCTCTACGGCCAGTATGTCAGTGTCCATCTCCACGATACTACTAAGAAGTTGTCGCTTTGTGAAGTGGAAGTCTTGGCTTCACGTGGACCCACAACCCTGCCACCCACTGAACAGCCAG AATGCTTGCTGCCTGATGGTCTGCAGAACGTGGCCCTCAACATGCCCGCATCACAGAGCACCACCAAAAAGAAAGCTGTTGCGGGCAGGGCTGTGGATGGCGACAGTGACAGTAACTTCCAAGAAGGATCCTGTACCCTGACGGCAAGAGAGAACGATCCCTGGTGGAAACTAGATCTTGGTCAAACCCGAGATGTCTACTCAATCACCATCGTCAATAGATTAGACTGCTGCT CGTTCAGATTGACTGGAGCGGAAGTCCGCGTCGGTGACAGCgaaaacttttcagaaaaccAACAATGCGACGTGCGTGTCTCCAAAACGCAGGCGTTCGCCGAGAAGATCACGCTGATGTGCGGCTGTAATGACTACATCAGCGGAAGATATGTCACGGTTCAACTCAAGGACAAAATGTCTGTCTTGACTCTGTGCGAAGTTGAAGTTATGGCGCCAATTTTAGTGGGAACTACTCCAGATATCTTCACCACAAAACTTATCACTTTTGGACCAACAACAGAAC cttGCACTGTCCCAGACAATCTGGTCAATGCTGCTCAGAACAAACAAGTTTGGCAAAGTTCAACCAGAAAGTTCGCCGTAGCAGAGAGGGCCGTCGATGGCAACAAGAACAGTGACTTCGCTGGAAGTTCCTGCACACTAACAGCTAGGGAATTTGAACCTTGGTGGAAACTAGACCTCGGAGAAAGTCTCAACATCTATCAAGTTACTATTACAAACAGGATGGACTGTTGCT CTTTTAGAGTGCGCCACACAGAAGTCCATGTTGGCGATAGtccaaatatcatggaaaaccCGATGTGTGGCCAGGGAGCCATCTCAGGCCGCAGGGCTCTTAAAGAGACCATAGACATCATTTGCGCATGCGGACAACCGATGAAAGGTCGTTGGGTGGGAATCCAAATGGTGAACAAAACCAAAGTTTTAACTCTTTGTGAGGTTGAAATCCTTGTACCTCCTGGAGAGTCTGGAATATATACAACTGAGCTGAGCGAAGAAACAACACCAGCTTTTACATATGGACCAACCACAGAAAAAG TCTGTTTCCTCCCTGATAATCTGATCAACATCGCCAAGAACGTCAAGGTCTACCAGAGTAGTACCAAGAGGGGTGGCCTTGCAGAGAGGGCCGTCGATGGAAACAAGGATTCTAACTTCGCCGGGAAGTCCTGTACGTTCACAAGCATAGAATATGAACCCTGGTGGAAAGTTGACTTGGGCGAATCACGTGACGTCTACATGGTAACAATCACCAATCGTATGGATTGCTGTT CTTTCAGAATTCGACACTCTCAGGTTAGAGTAGGTGACAGTGAGAACATAGATGACAACGCCCTCTGCGGCGCCGTTAAGGGACGGCAATCGCGCAATGAAACGATTAATGTGATGTGTCAATGTGGCCTTCCGTTGCGCGGACGATGGGTTGGAATAAAGAGATACAATGTTACGAAAGCAATGACCATATGCGAAGTTGAAGTTTGGTCACTGGAGCTCGTAGGGGGATTCACAACGGAAGTAAACGAATTTACATCAGAGCTTATATCGTTGGAGCCCACCACAGAACAAG AATGTACGCTACCCGACGGTTTATGGTTGATGGCGAAGTCCCACAAGTGTACCGCCAGTCAAAGTTCGACAAAGCGTGGAGGAGTGGCCGAGAGGGCGTTTGACTTAAACAAGAATCCGGACTTCGGAGGGCGCTCGTGCACGATGACCACCAAAGAGTTTGAACCATGGTGGATGACTGATTTGGGAACTCGCCAACGTGTCTACCAAGTCACCATCACCAACAGACAAGACTGTTGCC CTCACAGATTGAAGGGGGCTGAGATCAGAATCGGAAGCAGTACAACTTTCGCTGAAAACGCCCTCTGTGGCAAGCCGATAACTGGGAGACGGGCTAGGAAACAGACGATCAATGTCATCTGCGCTTGTGGAAACTACGTTGAAGGGCGATACCTCAGTATTCAATTGAAAGGCAAGACTGGTATATTGACTCTGTGTGAAGTTGAAGTGTACGTTGGATCAGGTGACGAGGGTGGAGAATATACAACCGAGAAAGAGGAGATAACGACGCCTCCATTTACTATCGGCCCTCCCACTGAACAAG TATGCACTGTACCTGATGGCTTGGTGAACGTTGCGATGCACAAGCGTACTGAGCAAGTTTCAACCAAGCGAGGGGCCGTGTCAAAGCGTGCAGTCGACGGCTACAAGAGTACTGACTTCAGCGACAAATCATGTACACAAACAGGCAAGGCGATGAACCCATGGTGGCGAGTAGATTTAGGGAAAGAGATTGACATCTATCAAGTGTTCATTCACAACCGTCAAGATTGTTGTT CATTTAGGATTAGAGACGCACAAATCCGAATCAGTGCAGAAAAGGACGACGCCGGTGTCCAGTGTGGTAGCAATGTCAGTGGGCGAAGCTCCAGGAAGGCCATGGTCAACGTCATCTGCAATTGCGGCGAGCCTATCAGAGGGCGATACGTCACTATCATGAGCATGAAAGAGAAAGTGACAATGTTAACATTGTGTGAAGTCGAGGTCATGGTAATGCCCGAGGATGCAGAATATACAACAATTAAAACTACAGAAAAAA